A region of Necator americanus strain Aroian chromosome I, whole genome shotgun sequence DNA encodes the following proteins:
- a CDS encoding hypothetical protein (NECATOR_CHRI.G3937.T1): MIIKKTFDESEEIVVSKKELRLFVLNCLEKVSCSASHAQQLADILICSDYRGHYSHGLNRLHIYVNDLAEKSTASEGEPLIIKQKGSTAWVDGCNLLGPVVGNFCMKLAIQKARENGIGWVVAKNSNHFGIAGWYAEAAIRQGLVGMAFTNTSPCVFPTNSAEKSLGSNPICMAAPAENGDSFFLDMASTTVAYGKIEVVDRRGGKRIPRSWGADAEGIETQDPKEVLNGGGLQPLGGSESTGGYKGTGLCMMVEILCGIMAGSSFGKSIRKWQTTDENANLGQCFVAIDPECFAPGFGERLSCFLDETRDLKPVDSSHPVQVAGDPERAHMYMCDELDGIVYKKSQLEHLEKLGNDLGVLMFKAKKMKSQDFNDEPTSRLH, encoded by the exons ATGATAATCAAGAAAACATTCGATGAGTCTGAAGAAATTGTTGTGTCGAAGAAGgag CTACGCCTGTTCGTTTTGAACTGCTTGGAGAAGGTCTCCTGTTCGGCATCACATGCTCAACAACTTGCTGACATTCTGATTTGCTCCGATTATCGTGGCCATTACTCTCATGGATTGAATCGGTTGCATATCTATGTGAACGATTTGGCCGAGAAATCAACAGCAAGCGAAG GTGAACCACTCATCATCAAACAGAAAGGTTCCACCGCATGGGTAGACGGTTGCAATCTGCTTGGGCCAGTAGTTGGAAATTTTTGTATGAAGCTAGCTATTCAGAAG GCTCGCGAAAATGGCATTGGATGGGTGGTGGCGAAAAACTCGAATCATTTCGGAATTGCAGGATGGTATGCTGAAGCCGCTATTAGGCAAGGTCTTGTG GGTATGGCCTTCACAAACACTTCTCCGTGTGTTTTCCCAACAAATTCCGCtgaaaaaagtcttggatCGAATCCAATTTGCATGGCAGCTCCGGCAGAAAATGGCGACTCGTTTTTCCTTGACATGGCGTCGACAACAGTTGCTTATGGAAAA ATAGAAGTTGTGGATCGTCGTGGAGGGAAACGCATTCCAAGGAGCTGGGGAGCGGACGCCGAAGGAATCGAGACGCAGGATCCTAAGGAGGTGTTGAATGGTGGAGGGCTGCAACCTCTTGGTGGATCTGAATCTACAG GTGGCTACAAAGGAACTGGTCTATGCATGATGGTGGAGATCCTGTGCGGAATAATGGCTGGTTCATCGTTCGGGAAATCGATTAGAAAGTGGCAAACAACCGATGAGAATGCAAATTTG GGTCAATGCTTCGTTGCCATCGATCCTGAATGCTTTGCACCAGGTTTCGGCGAACGATTGAGTTGTTTCCTCGATGAGACTAGAGATTTGAAACCG GTTGATTCTTCCCATCCAGTACAAGTGGCTGGTGATCCAGAACGTGcacatatgtatatgtgcGATGAATTGGATGGAATCGTCTATAAGAAAAGTCAGCTGGAACATTTA
- a CDS encoding hypothetical protein (NECATOR_CHRI.G3938.T1), translating into MIPTHPTVCYHTTTHSSINRCSISIVRSGPNVLSIDISGQNLRILPWIVIQSRNTLIHLIADGNLLNENALNMPIFPRLKTLSIDFNMVRRIPTLLHNLHKSCPQLTSLSLIGNPGWFPPSWARNERILKQYRKTVLTMLPYLHSIDARTTEKLPRNSKWIDSTSSSGDESA; encoded by the exons ATGATACCTACACATCCTACCGTATGCTATCATACTACTACTCATTCCTCAATCAACAGATGTTCTATCAGTATTGTTCGTAGCGGACCGAACGTTCTTTCGATCGATATTTCCGGTCAAAACCTCAG GATTCTTCCATGGATTGTAATACAAAGTCGTAACACACTTATACATCTCATAGCGGATGGGAATCTTCTCAATGAGAACGCCTTGAATATGCCGATATTTCCTCGTTTAAAAACGTTGAGTATCGATTTTAATATG GTCCGACGAATCCCTACACTTCTACATAATCTCCACAAAAGTTGCCCTCAACTCACATCTCTTAGTCTCATAGGGAATCCTGGCTGGTTCCCGCCATCTTGGGCAAGAAACGAACGGATTCTCAAACAGTACAG GAAAACTGTGCTTACCATGCTGCCTTATCTGCATTCCATCGATGCTAGAACGACAGAGAAATTACCGCGAAACTCGAAATGGATCGATTCCACGTCATCTTCTGGTGATGAATCAGCATGA
- a CDS encoding hypothetical protein (NECATOR_CHRI.G3939.T1) has product MNYEPGKKTEYVVLLIIQFFFFLFLFVNCTRKQKGDHKSPTSDVSSDRVGIEHVEKKESLTTARPSTDEQSRLSANTEMKGKVTKIKLRDLADEPSLSRSKLQGSSDLQDSEKVDSRPDSKEESTQSSKKEPQTKPHESQDKIIDVNQTAQAALPIMDGTEPTQNPESNEIEKKTEETPLSSVTERTTGPSTSVLGTTSDTQTLNTMTQNTQAEHHDSAPPSL; this is encoded by the exons ATGAACTATGAAccggggaaaaaaaca GAATATGTGGTGCTATTAAtaatccaatttttcttctttttatttctgtttgttaATTGCACGAGAAAACAGAAAGGAGATCACAAATCCCCGACTTCCGATGTATCATCGGATCGTGTAGGAATTGAACATGTGGAGAAAAAGGA ATCTCTCACCACTGCTCGACCAAGCACGGACGAGCAATCACGATTGAGTGCGAACAcggaaatgaaaggaaaagtgaCAAAAATTAAACTGAG gGACCTCGCTGATGAGCCAAGTCTTTCGCGTTCGAAATTGCAAGGCTCATCTGATTTGCAGGACAGCGAGAAGGTAGATTCAAGACCAGACTCCAAAGAAGAGTCCACACAGTCGTCTAAAAAAGAACCTCAAACGAAACCACATGAAAGTCAAGATAAAATAATTGACGTGAATCAAACCGCACAAGCAGCTCTACCGATTATGGATGGTACTGAACCTACACAAAATCCCGAAtcaaatgaaatagaaaagaagacaGAAGAGACGCCACTATCATCAGTAACCGAAAGAACAACGGGCCCAAGTACTTCTGTCCTGGGAACAACATCGGATACTCAAACTCTTAACACTATGACGCAGAACACTCAAGCAGAACATCACGATTCGGCACCGCCAAGTCTCTAA
- a CDS encoding hypothetical protein (NECATOR_CHRI.G3939.T2), with product MEYVVLLIIQFFFFLFLFVNCTRKQKGDHKSPTSDVSSDRVGIEHVEKKESLTTARPSTDEQSRLSANTEMKGKVTKIKLRDLADEPSLSRSKLQGSSDLQDSEKVDSRPDSKEESTQSSKKEPQTKPHESQDKIIDVNQTAQAALPIMDGTEPTQNPESNEIEKKTEETPLSSVTERTTGPSTSVLGTTSDTQTLNTMTQNTQAEHHDSAPPSL from the exons ATG GAATATGTGGTGCTATTAAtaatccaatttttcttctttttatttctgtttgttaATTGCACGAGAAAACAGAAAGGAGATCACAAATCCCCGACTTCCGATGTATCATCGGATCGTGTAGGAATTGAACATGTGGAGAAAAAGGA ATCTCTCACCACTGCTCGACCAAGCACGGACGAGCAATCACGATTGAGTGCGAACAcggaaatgaaaggaaaagtgaCAAAAATTAAACTGAG gGACCTCGCTGATGAGCCAAGTCTTTCGCGTTCGAAATTGCAAGGCTCATCTGATTTGCAGGACAGCGAGAAGGTAGATTCAAGACCAGACTCCAAAGAAGAGTCCACACAGTCGTCTAAAAAAGAACCTCAAACGAAACCACATGAAAGTCAAGATAAAATAATTGACGTGAATCAAACCGCACAAGCAGCTCTACCGATTATGGATGGTACTGAACCTACACAAAATCCCGAAtcaaatgaaatagaaaagaagacaGAAGAGACGCCACTATCATCAGTAACCGAAAGAACAACGGGCCCAAGTACTTCTGTCCTGGGAACAACATCGGATACTCAAACTCTTAACACTATGACGCAGAACACTCAAGCAGAACATCACGATTCGGCACCGCCAAGTCTCTAA
- a CDS encoding hypothetical protein (NECATOR_CHRI.G3940.T1): MSYAYLFKYIIIGDTGVGKSCLLLQFTDKRFQPVHDLTIGVEFGARMVTIDGKQIKLQIWDTAGQESFRSITRSYYRGAAGALLVYDITRRDTFNHLTSWLEDARQHSNSNMVIMLIGNKSDLEARREVKREEGEAFAREHGLVFMETSAKTAANVEEAFIDTAKEIYRKIQEGVFDINNEANGIKLGPQHSPSSPNSPGGNASGGLGGSSGCC, from the exons ATGTCGTACGCCTATCTCTTCAAGTATATCATCATTGGAGACACAGGTGTTGGGAAGTCATGCCTTCTACTGCAATTCACCGACAAACGCTTTCAACCCGTTCACGATCTCACAATTG GTGTGGAGTTTGGTGCTCGTATGGTGACAATTGACGGCAAACAAATTAAACTGCAGATTTGGGATACTGCGG ggcaGGAATCATTTAGATCTATCACGCGATCATACTACAGAGGTGCTGCAGGAGCTCTGCTTGTTTACGATATCACACG TCGGGACACTTTTAATCACTTGACATCCTGGCTTGAAGATGCACGACAACACAGCAATAGCAACATGGTTATTATGCTTATTGGTAATAAAAG TGATCTCGAGGCTAGGCGCGAGGTGAAACGCGAAGAAGGTGAAGCTTTTGCAAGGGAACACGGGCTCGTATTTATGGAAACTAGTGCAAAAACTGCTGCTAATGTTGAAGAA GCTTTCATCGACACTGCGAAAGAGATATACAGGAAAATCCAAGAGGGCGTGTTTGACATCAACAACGAA gCTAACGGAATCAAGCTTGGTCCTCAGCACTCTCCGAGTTCTCCAAATTCTCCTGGAGGAAATGCTTCTGGAGGATTGGGAGGATCCAGTGGATGCTGCTAA
- a CDS encoding hypothetical protein (NECATOR_CHRI.G3941.T1), with translation MAPHRVLYNALCKVGDRVVYPVLPSFAKPAWNHPAGPKTVFFWAPTIKWALIAAGLADLARPANKLSVSQNSALCATGAIWTRYCLVITPVNYYLSSVNFFVMCTGLIQLCRIAHYRYSHPNWEHEHHHRHLEES, from the exons ATGGCTCCACATCGTGTTCTCTACAATGCTTTGTGCAAAGTAGGGGATAGAGTGGTGTACCCGGTATTGCCCTCATTCGCGAAACCTGCGTGGAACCATCCAGCTGGGCCAAAAACGGTCTTTTTCTGGGCTCCAACCATCAAATGGGCATTAATTGCTGCTGGATTAGCTGATCTTGCCAGACCAGCTAACAAGCTGTCAGTGTCGCAG AATAGCGCACTTTGCGCTACTGGAGCCATCTGGACCCGCTATTGTCTCGTTATCACTCCGGTTAATTACTACCTCTCCAGTGTGAACTTCTTTGTTATGTGCACTGGACTTATTCAACTTTGCCGCATAGCGCATTACAG ATATTCTCATCCCAATTGGGAACATGAACATCATCACAGACATCTTGAAGAATCATAG
- a CDS encoding hypothetical protein (NECATOR_CHRI.G3942.T1), translating into MDPDFFFEYMNQLFTCSRRNSRKRVLDIRFIRIHTFGTLYLSLSDGTGNTSKDFRASLLFMTISSFNTSSLHELSLINVLLREHK; encoded by the exons ATGGatcctgactttttttttgaatacatgAATCAGCTGTTCACGTGCTCTCGACGGAATTCTCGCAAGAGAGTGTTAGACATAAG GTTTATTCGAATTCATACCTTCGGTACTCTTTATCTCTCCCTTTCTGACGGTACAGGAAATACCTCGAAGGATTTCCGAgcatctcttctttttatgaccatttcttccttcaatACCTCCTCTTTGCATGAATTGTCTTTAATTAATGTTCTTTTGCGTgagcataaataa